In Papaver somniferum cultivar HN1 chromosome 1, ASM357369v1, whole genome shotgun sequence, a genomic segment contains:
- the LOC113317623 gene encoding disease resistance protein RGA2-like isoform X3, with translation MRRQHEAVCKRDKVCDFVSKSSNPILFGWRMGFKIRKINRKLGKIVIDADIKSKLLPNNTSSTSGHKQSSVQLERETTSYVNDTEIVGRKNEKSKMIDLLVNSSSLIDENLSTISIVGMGGLGKTALAQQVYNDDLVKRHFEPRIWVCVSKDESYFSVHKTLSDILEFITKTKCRDVPNVEELVRRVRENLTDKKYLLVLDDLWNVNVHEWLRLKDFLVVGAQGSKILVTTRLSKTGSTVRGAISPYGLRHLSTADCWSIIRQRAFACGGALESDPNMIKIGEEIAKKCCGLPLVAKTLGSLMWLKNKEKEWVSIMENEIFVNLSEDENNVIPVLKLSYNNLSSNLKQCFSFCSIFPKGYVFERETLVQLWMAEGFLQPSDDEENKISMEDVGDDYFSNLLSSSFFQDVKNDECGNIVSCKMHDLIHDLALSVSNCECLLLKASKMKDVPSVRHLGLVLDDDGLTASQNLLRKSKRLCTLLTFLRGRSEDIEGVFSECKHLRVLDVSGSFMGDSLPVSVGRLRNLRYLNLSFPKNYQSHETLNERSVSVLYSLQTLVLSEWASLRELPSNIGFLKHLRHLYLERSKIKALPDSITSLHKLQTLNLFGCTYFRRLPVNIGIMKDLRHLNLYSTGIRELPRSITSCSNLEKLQLGESYLEELPDNLGDLQNLVLLDVSSTPIKEVPESIILLRNLTSLNFNNCGNLHKFPKDIGAAMRHVRILDIGTTQIRTLPDLYELSSLEYVDLGKAMLPRDVRNWNKLEHLKYDGHRKISSKGLGQLTKLKTLHEYIVGEGTTVGELRDLRLLRETLEIYNLENVRGGTEEARGANLNQKQNISSLELYWSTGNFVGNDLDNADELVLEGLQPHSNLKSLTIGGFRGVKLPSWMKMNTILLSLPNLTEIELRNCSRCEQIVGLGQLPKLWKLLLCNMPELQGWEESSLSSSFPCLKKLSIEICPKLVTVPDVALKHDLAHLQINGISELEFLPLQNLQPELKYLKIWGCPKFQGFHSNEEESNLNNISVATNSSLEDSIYLEEFQIQCPQERNSLSVDLQCIRDLQDFKIGWFSEEPGSFPFSIEQFSSFASLQRLEVDGCSKLKVLPEQLQHLTRLKEFTISNMGLDMVVLPEWIGDLSRLVRLETRNCENLVHMPSKETMLRLKFLKFLFIEACPLLEQSCNYQAGEDWDKISHIKYIRIMQPTPNLERASQYNARG, from the exons ATGCGAAGGCAGCATGAGGCAGTATGCAAAAGAGACAAGGTATGTGACTTTGTCTCAAAATCCTCCAACCCAATTTTGTTTGGCTGGAGAATGGGTTTTAAAATCAGAAAGATCAATCGGAAGTTAGGTAAAATTGTTATTGATGCTGATATTAAGTCCAAATTGTTACCAAACAATACTAGTAGTACTAGTGGTCATAAACAAAGTAGTGTTCAGCTAGAACGAGAAACCACTTCTTATGTCAATGATACAGAAATTGTTGgaaggaaaaatgaaaaatcaaagatGATAGATTTGTTGGTCAATTCGTCATCCCTGATAGATGAAAACCTTTCAACTATATCCATAGTGGGAATGGGGGGACTTGGGAAGACGGCATTGGCTCAACAAGTTTACAATGATGACTTGGTCAAGAGACATTTTGAACCAAGAATATGGGTATGTGTCTCCAAGGATGAATCTTATTTTAGTGTTCATAAAACTTTAAGTGATATCCTTGAGTTCATCACTAAAACCAAGTGTCGTGATGTACCAAATGTCGAAGAGTTGGTACGTCGAGTTCGTGAAAATTTGACTGACAAGAAGTATTTATTAGTTCTTGATGATTTGTGGAATGTGAATGTCCATGAATGGTTGAGACTTAAAGATTTTTTGGTAGTTGGTGCTCAAGGAAGCAAAATCTTAGTCACAACACGACTAAGTAAAACTGGGTCAACTGTTCGGGGAGCAATTTCTCCTTATGGCTTACGGCACTTATCAACAGCTGATTGTTGGTCTATCATCAGGCAAAGAGCATTTGCTTGTGGTGGTGCACTTGAGTCTGAcccaaatatgataaaaataggAGAAGAGATAGCTAAAAAATGTTGCGGTTTGCCACTTGTGGCAAAAACTTTGGGGAGTCTTATGTGgttaaaaaataaggaaaaagagTGGGTGTCTATCATGGAAAATGAGATTTTTGTCAATTTATCAGAAGATGAAAACAATGTTATTCCTGTGTTAAAGCTGAGTTACAATAATTTGTCGTCAAACTTAAAACAATGTTTTTCATTTTGCTCCATATTTCCAAAAGGTTATGTATTTGAAAGAGAAACTTTGGTTCAATTGTGGATGGCGGAAGGATTCCTTCAACCATCTGATGAcgaagaaaataaaatatcaatGGAAGATGTTGGGGATGACTACTTCAGCAACCTGTTGTCGAGCTCATTTTTTCAAGATGTGAAGAACGATGAGTGTGGAAACATTGTTTCGTGCAAGATGCACGATCTTATACATGATCTTGCGCTAAGTGTATCGAACTGTGAATGCTTGCTCTTGAAAGCCAGTAAAATGAAAGATGTTCCTAGTGTTCGTCATTTAGGTTTGGTTTTGGATGATGATGGATTAACAGCGTCTCAAAATTTGTTGCGCAAGTCTAAAAGGTTGTGTACTCTTCTTACATTTCTAAGAGGCCGTAGTGAAGATATTGAGGGTGTCTTCAGCGAGTGTAAACACTTGCGTGTACTAGATGTCAGTGGTTCATTCATGGGTGACAGTTTACCGGTTTCTGTGGGGAGATTGAGAAATTTAAGGTATCTTAATCTTTCATTTCCGAAAAAttatcaaagtcatgaaacactgAATGAAAGGTCCGTAAGTGTGCTTTATAGTTTGCAGACACTAGTATTAAGTGAATGGGCTTCTCTTCGAGAGCTTCCAAGCAACATTGGATTTTTGAAGCACTTGAGGCACCTTTATCTAGAACGTTCTAAAATTAAAGCACTGCCAGATTCTATCACTAGCTTACATAAGTTGCAGACATTAAATCTTTTTGGGTGTACTTATTTTCGAAGGTTACCTGTAAACATTGGTATCATGAAAGATCTAAGGCATCTTAATTTATACAGCACTGGCATCAGGGAATTACCTAGGTCAATTACTTCTTGCTCCAATTTGGAAAAGTTACAGCTTGGTGAAAGCTACCTTGAAGAGCTACCTGATAATTTAGGTGACTTACAAAATCTAGTGTTACTTGATGTTTCGTCTACACCAATTAAAGAAGTACCTGAATCTATAATTCTTCTAAGGAATTTGACGTCGTTAAACTTCAACAATTGTGGAAATCTTCACAAATTTCCCAAAGATATTGGTGCTGCTATGAGACATGTAAGGATTCTGGACATTGGTACCACACAGATAAGAACACTACCAGATTTGTACGAACTCTCCAGTTTAGAGTACGTGGACTTGGGGAAAGCTATGCTTCCGAGAGATGTAAGAAATTGGAACAAGTTGGAACATCTCAAATATGATGGTCATAGGAAAATATCATCAAAAGGTCTAGGACAGCTGACGAAGTTGAAAACCTTGCATGAATACATTGTAGGCGAGGGAACCACAGTTGGAGAATTAAGAGACCTGAGACTCCTCAGAGAGACCTTAGAGATTTATAATCTTGAGAATGTGAGAGGTGGAACAGAAGAAGCCCGTGGAGCGAAtttaaatcaaaagcaaaatatCTCAAGTTTGGAATTATACTGGAGTACTGGTAATTTTGTTGGAAATGATCTTGATAATGCTGATGAACTTGTGCTGGAAGGGCTGCAACCCCACTCTAATTTGAAAAGTTTGACGATTGGTGGTTTTAGAGGTGTTAAACTCCCATCATGGATGAAGATGAATACAATTTTGTTGTCTTTGCCAAACCTGACGGAGATTGAACTGCGAAACTGCAGCAGATGTGAGCAAATAGTGGGTCTGGGGCAGCTTCCAAAGTTGTGGAAGTTGCTTTTGTGTAATATGCCTGAGTTACAAGGATGGGAGGagtcatcattatcatcatctttcCCTTGCCTGAAGAAGTTATCGATTGAAATTTGTCCGAAATTGGTGACGGTGCCCGATGTTGCACTGAAGCATGACTTGGCTCACCTTCAAATAAATGGAATTTCAGAACTCGAGTTTCTGCCACTACAGAACCTGCAACCTGAACTCAAGTATCTAAAGATATGGGGGTGTCCTAAATTTCAAGGTTTTCACTCAAATGAAGAGGAGAGCAACCTCAATAATATCTCTGTTGCGACCAACAGCTCATTAGAAGACTCGATCTATCTTGAAGAATTTCAAATTCAATGTCCACAAGAACGGAATTCTTTGTCAGTGGATCTGCAGTGCATTAGGGACCTTCAGGATTTCAAGATTGGCTGGTTCTCTGAGGAACCTGGTTCGTTTCCATTTTCAATTGAACAATTCTCCTCCTTTGCATCTCTACAGAGGTTAGAGGTAGACGGGTGCTCTAAACTCAAGGTTCTACCTGAGCAGCTTCAGCACCTTACCAGGCTCAAGGAGTTCACCATATCTAACATGGGTCTTGACATGGTGGTTTTGCCCGAGTGGATTGGGGACCTTTCAAGACTTGTAAGGCTGGAGACTAGGAATTGTGAAAATTTGGTGCATATGCCTTCTAAGGAGACAATGCTAAGACTCAAATTCCTGAAGTTCTTATTTATCGAAGCTTGTCCATTGTTAGAGCAGAGTTGCAACTACCAGGCTGGGGAAGACTGGGACAAGATTTCTCATATTAAATATATCAG GATCATGCAACCAACTCCCAACTTGGAACGGGCAAGCCAATATAATGCGCGAGGTTGA